In the Streptobacillus moniliformis DSM 12112 genome, one interval contains:
- the pip gene encoding prolyl aminopeptidase, with protein MIKEIIGLDISNPLTLQNHEYDEKGYYLENDGHEIYYEISGNEKGIPVVFVHGGPGAPMGDYAKRFFNKDKYRIIVIDQRGCGKSKPFAKIEGNNTFALIDDMEKIREKLNIEKWVVFGGSWGSTLSLVYAINHPERVLKLVLRGIFLARSEDVDWLYKEGASYIYPVEFEKFLSPLTIEERENPVKSYLKYLQMDLEIAKKYAKVWSDWEHSCVRLIRKDNLSEISQSDISMAIIECTYFNNNSFLPTDKYILENSYKIKDLEIDIVHGRYDVDCRLIGAYELYKNLNNARLYIIQDAGHSSLEKGITHKLMEIMEEYSER; from the coding sequence ATGATAAAAGAAATAATTGGATTAGACATATCTAATCCTTTAACTTTACAAAATCATGAATATGATGAAAAGGGATATTATTTAGAAAATGATGGACATGAAATATACTATGAAATTAGTGGGAATGAAAAAGGAATACCTGTAGTATTTGTTCATGGTGGACCAGGAGCTCCTATGGGAGATTACGCTAAAAGATTTTTTAATAAAGATAAGTATAGAATAATAGTTATAGATCAAAGAGGTTGTGGAAAGAGTAAACCTTTTGCTAAAATAGAAGGAAATAATACTTTTGCTTTGATAGATGATATGGAGAAAATAAGAGAAAAACTTAATATAGAAAAATGGGTAGTTTTTGGTGGTTCATGGGGATCAACACTATCTCTAGTTTATGCTATAAATCATCCTGAAAGAGTTTTAAAATTAGTTTTAAGAGGAATATTTTTAGCAAGAAGTGAAGATGTAGATTGGCTATATAAAGAGGGTGCTAGCTATATTTATCCAGTAGAATTTGAAAAATTCTTATCACCATTAACAATAGAAGAAAGAGAAAATCCAGTTAAATCATATTTAAAATATTTACAAATGGATTTAGAAATAGCTAAAAAATATGCGAAAGTATGGTCAGATTGGGAACATTCGTGTGTAAGGCTTATTAGAAAAGATAATTTAAGCGAGATATCACAATCAGATATTTCTATGGCTATTATAGAATGTACATATTTTAATAATAATTCTTTTCTTCCTACAGATAAATATATTTTAGAAAATAGCTATAAAATAAAAGATTTAGAAATAGATATAGTTCATGGTAGATATGATGTTGATTGTAGACTTATTGGAGCTTATGAGCTATATAAAAATTTAAATAATGCAAGGCTATATATAATTCAAGATGCAGGACATTCTAGCTTAGAAAAAGGTATTACACATAAATTAATGGAAATTATGGAGGAATATAGTGAAAGATAA
- a CDS encoding alpha/beta hydrolase fold domain-containing protein: MDIRRPKIEGYKIGNLSPNVKFTKELKIKENEKRGEKTFSTSLEKMRSEMWFPNIDITKTHIKNEIQKIDGIRVIKYSKDIEDKEKLIIFFHGGGYYGGSTDTIQNTCRYIVEQTGATVISVDYSLAPEFPYPTSINEGYAILKHFSNRYESIYLGGDSAGGGLACSVCIKDIEEGSKIADGLIMYYPVLLIDLKYNCREDFTWDIKEYDIDETSPDSGLMKSEATGLKYAMPYIKDMYIKTNEPKDNYYISQINAPDSLLKQFPKTLIFTSEYDYLRLEAEYFHKRLKENGIKSVGIRYAGEVHAFIDKIGFNDNVIDSVDEIKEFIK; the protein is encoded by the coding sequence ATGGATATAAGAAGACCTAAAATAGAAGGTTATAAAATTGGAAATCTTTCTCCTAATGTTAAATTTACAAAAGAATTAAAAATTAAAGAAAATGAAAAAAGAGGAGAAAAAACATTTTCTACATCACTTGAAAAAATGAGATCTGAAATGTGGTTTCCAAATATAGATATTACAAAAACTCATATTAAAAATGAAATACAAAAAATAGATGGAATTAGAGTTATAAAATATTCAAAAGATATAGAAGATAAAGAAAAATTAATAATATTTTTCCATGGTGGAGGATATTACGGAGGGTCTACAGATACTATACAAAATACTTGTAGATATATAGTTGAACAAACAGGAGCAACAGTAATTTCTGTTGATTATTCACTAGCCCCAGAATTTCCATACCCAACATCTATAAATGAGGGATATGCTATACTTAAACACTTTTCAAATAGATATGAAAGTATATATTTAGGAGGAGATAGTGCTGGGGGTGGACTTGCATGTTCAGTGTGTATTAAGGATATAGAAGAAGGAAGTAAAATAGCAGATGGTTTAATTATGTATTATCCTGTTTTACTTATAGATTTAAAATACAATTGTAGAGAAGATTTTACTTGGGATATTAAAGAGTATGATATAGATGAAACAAGCCCTGATTCAGGATTAATGAAATCAGAAGCAACAGGATTAAAATATGCTATGCCATACATTAAAGATATGTATATTAAAACAAATGAACCAAAAGATAATTACTATATCTCACAAATAAATGCACCAGATAGTTTACTTAAACAATTTCCAAAGACATTAATATTTACATCAGAGTATGATTATTTAAGATTAGAGGCAGAATACTTCCATAAAAGACTTAAAGAAAATGGAATAAAATCAGTAGGAATAAGATATGCAGGAGAGGTACATGCATTTATAGATAAAATAGGATTTAACGATAATGTTATAGATAGTGTAGATGAAATAAAGGAGTTTATTAAATGA
- a CDS encoding helix-hairpin-helix domain-containing protein yields MKKLKYILSILLFLFLFNIIKNIFGIDEIGNRPNVEINDELIFQYENEEEKKLDINTASFDDIVYSGLSSKLGYKIIEYRDFVGYIDNLENLVRIRGINKSNIDKLRKNFYVEEISDKKYMKYNINDLDESSLYTLGFSKKEIKSIIDIRNFKKIRSELDLKDKVNMEIINKHIRF; encoded by the coding sequence GTGAAAAAATTAAAATATATTTTATCAATATTATTATTTCTTTTTCTATTTAATATCATCAAAAATATATTTGGAATAGATGAAATAGGAAATAGACCTAATGTAGAAATTAATGATGAATTGATTTTTCAATATGAAAATGAAGAAGAAAAGAAATTAGATATTAATACAGCAAGTTTTGATGACATAGTATATAGTGGACTTTCTAGTAAATTAGGGTATAAGATAATTGAATATAGAGATTTTGTTGGATATATAGATAATTTAGAAAATCTTGTTAGGATTAGGGGGATTAATAAAAGTAATATAGATAAGTTAAGAAAAAATTTTTATGTAGAAGAAATTAGTGATAAAAAATATATGAAATACAATATTAATGATTTAGATGAATCTAGCCTGTATACATTAGGCTTTTCAAAAAAAGAAATAAAAAGTATAATTGATATTAGAAACTTTAAAAAAATTAGATCAGAGCTTGATTTAAAAGATAAAGTAAATATGGAAATTATTAATAAACATATAAGATTTTAG
- a CDS encoding undecaprenyl-diphosphate phosphatase — MLLDILKVFILSLIEAFTEFIPVSSTGHMIIADKYINLSSNKEFVTAFQVIIQLGAILAVVVIFFKKLYPFIYKGDERKELLELWSKIIVAVLPAVILGLAFDDYIEKHFFNTSIVAIMLLIYGILLIVIENKGRKSKINDISKLTYTMAVGIGMFQCLAMIPGTSRSAATIIGAMFLGLNRIIATEFSFFLAIPTMLGATTLKLIKIGSSLSTYELFLIFLGLVFTFIMSLMIINSFLKYIKNHDFKIFGYYRIIIALIILLDIYVW, encoded by the coding sequence ATGTTATTAGATATTTTAAAAGTATTTATACTATCTCTTATTGAAGCTTTTACAGAATTTATTCCTGTTAGTTCAACGGGTCATATGATAATTGCAGATAAATATATTAATTTATCAAGTAATAAAGAATTTGTTACAGCTTTTCAGGTAATAATTCAATTAGGAGCTATACTTGCTGTAGTAGTAATATTTTTTAAAAAACTATACCCTTTTATATACAAAGGAGATGAAAGAAAAGAACTTTTAGAACTTTGGAGTAAGATAATAGTTGCAGTATTACCAGCAGTAATTTTAGGCTTAGCCTTTGATGACTATATTGAAAAACATTTTTTTAATACATCTATAGTAGCAATCATGCTTTTAATTTATGGTATATTATTAATTGTTATAGAAAATAAGGGAAGAAAAAGTAAGATAAATGATATTTCAAAACTTACTTATACTATGGCAGTAGGTATAGGTATGTTTCAATGTTTAGCTATGATACCTGGAACATCTCGTTCTGCTGCAACAATAATAGGTGCAATGTTTTTAGGGCTAAATAGAATTATAGCTACAGAATTTTCATTTTTCTTAGCTATTCCAACTATGCTTGGAGCAACTACTCTAAAGCTAATTAAAATAGGGTCATCTTTAAGTACATATGAATTATTCTTAATATTTTTAGGATTAGTATTTACTTTCATAATGTCTTTAATGATAATAAATTCATTTTTAAAATACATTAAAAACCATGATTTTAAAATTTTTGGATATTATAGGATAATAATAGCTTTAATAATACTTTTAGATATATATGTGTGGTAA
- a CDS encoding coproporphyrinogen III oxidase, with protein sequence MKIISNYEINENKWKEFIYVFFKDNNDEVFIEVKDFGDSIYINAKNDSNIVEYSVLKMIDNQIEVMLKSSLLRLYNINVPWGSLVGVRPTKLVRKLLKNNSFDNILKILQEIYLVSYEKATLLLEVVKNSIDFLDDKTIGIYIGLAFCPTKCTYCSFPAYLKKGKYEKRYDEYFLTLLREIKEIGNLCSELNLEVNSIYVGGGTPSYLTHDELEILLKTINENIETKFLKEYTFEAGRIDTIDNLKLSMLKIYNVTRISINPQSFKDSTLKLVNRYHNLDKLNEVYTEAKKLSLDINMDFIIGLPLESTEDVLNTLEQFRKYNPENVTFHYLAMKKASTLTKNKYFKEDLLNHELITKKISEIMNEKGYIPYYMYRQKSSSISGENIGYCKSGKQLIYNIEMIEEYKSIISIGAGAITKLIKDDLIKRLINPKDPLMWLDEFEDRLNEKKIEIRGFM encoded by the coding sequence ATGAAAATTATATCAAATTATGAAATAAATGAAAATAAATGGAAAGAATTTATTTATGTTTTCTTTAAAGATAATAATGATGAAGTATTTATTGAAGTAAAGGATTTTGGAGATAGCATATACATTAATGCTAAAAATGATAGTAACATAGTAGAATATTCTGTTTTAAAGATGATAGATAATCAAATAGAGGTAATGCTTAAATCTTCTCTTTTAAGGCTATATAATATCAATGTTCCATGGGGTTCTTTAGTAGGTGTAAGACCTACTAAGCTAGTAAGAAAATTACTTAAAAATAATAGCTTTGATAATATATTAAAAATATTACAAGAAATATATCTTGTAAGTTATGAAAAAGCAACCTTATTATTAGAAGTAGTAAAAAATTCTATAGATTTTTTAGATGATAAAACTATAGGAATATATATAGGATTAGCATTTTGCCCTACTAAGTGTACTTATTGTTCTTTTCCTGCATATCTAAAAAAGGGAAAATATGAGAAAAGATATGATGAATATTTTTTAACATTACTTAGAGAAATTAAAGAAATAGGTAATTTATGTAGTGAACTTAATTTAGAAGTAAATAGCATATATGTAGGTGGAGGAACACCAAGTTATTTAACACATGATGAGCTAGAAATACTTTTAAAAACTATTAATGAAAATATAGAAACTAAGTTTTTAAAAGAATATACTTTTGAGGCAGGAAGAATAGATACTATAGATAATTTAAAACTATCGATGTTAAAAATATATAATGTTACTAGAATAAGTATTAATCCCCAATCTTTTAAAGATTCTACATTAAAATTAGTTAATAGATATCATAATTTAGATAAGCTTAATGAGGTATATACTGAGGCTAAAAAATTAAGTTTAGATATTAATATGGACTTTATAATAGGCTTACCACTTGAAAGTACTGAAGATGTATTAAATACTTTAGAACAGTTTAGAAAGTATAATCCAGAAAATGTAACTTTTCACTATCTTGCAATGAAAAAAGCATCTACATTAACAAAGAATAAGTACTTTAAAGAAGATTTGTTAAATCATGAATTAATAACTAAGAAAATATCTGAAATTATGAATGAAAAAGGCTACATACCTTACTATATGTATAGACAAAAAAGTTCTAGTATATCAGGAGAAAATATAGGTTATTGTAAATCTGGTAAACAGTTGATATATAATATAGAAATGATAGAAGAATATAAGAGTATAATATCTATAGGTGCAGGAGCTATAACTAAATTAATAAAGGATGATTTAATAAAAAGACTTATTAATCCTAAAGATCCATTAATGTGGTTAGATGAATTTGAAGATAGATTAAATGAAAAGAAAATAGAAATTAGGGGGTTTATGTGA